Proteins found in one Mustela lutreola isolate mMusLut2 chromosome 10, mMusLut2.pri, whole genome shotgun sequence genomic segment:
- the RFX5 gene encoding DNA-binding protein RFX5 isoform X2: protein MCTCPEFGTPFPQPGFLRPAQEFAALNAPTLQQRGTDCRGKGRSPHAGMAEDEPDAKSPKTGGRAPSGSTEAGEPTTLLQRLRGTISKAVQNKVEGILQDVQKFSDNDKLYLYLQLPSGPSTGDKSSEPSTLSNEEYMYAYRWIRNHLEEHTDTCLPKQSVYDAYRYCYSGIRRKTLVSMPPLPGLDLKSSDSPEMGPEVTPAPRDELVEAACALTCDWAERILKRSFSSIVEVARFLLQQHLISARSAHAHVLKAMGLTEDDEHAPRERSSKSKNGVESLEGGAPKKPERAAQPTRELEARAGAGTPARGERKKSVVESPAPAANNPQVNALVARLPLLLPRAPRSLLPPIRVSPPILAPKLSSGLKVATLPLPSRAGGPQAAMPIINMILPTVPALPGPGPGPGPGQALPGALAQPQGPENREAGIGGDPGPHDKGVKRTAEVPVSEAIRQDPPAKAAKLDREDTGSDAKRKRGRPRKKSGGSKERNSPPDKSAAMDSAQSPRLPQETWASGGESNSTGGSGRPGPVGEAEKGMVLAQGQEEGAVARGGRGPSSRHAKEAEDKIPLVTSKVSVIKGSRSQKEALHLVKGEVDTETQGNNDLKGHRLQNSLFHEGKDPKATPP, encoded by the exons CCAAGACTGGGGGAAGGGCCCCCTCAGGTAGTACTGAGGCGGGAGAACCCACCACCCTTCTTCAGAGGCTCCGAGGTACCATTTC CAAGGCTGTGCAGAACAAAGTCGAGGGAATCCTG CAAGATGTACAGAAATTCTCAGACAACGACAAGCTGtatctctaccttcagctccccTCAGGGCCTAGTACTGGAGACAAAAG CTCAGAGCCAAGTACACTCAGCAATGAGGAGTACATGTATGCCTACAGGTGGATCCGCAACCACCTAGAGGAGCATACTGACACCTGTTTGCCAAAGCAAAGTGTTTATGATGCCTATCg ATATTGCTACAGTGGCATACGAAGGAAGACCTTGGTTTCAATGCCACCCTTGCCTGGACTTGACCTGAAGAGCTCTGACAGT CCAGAAATGGGCCCAGAAGTAACCCCAGCACCTCGGGATGAGCTGGTGGAGGCAGCCTGCGCTCTGACCTGTGACTGGGCAGAACGGATCCTGAAACGGTCCTTCAGTTCCATCGTTGAGGTTGCCCGCTTCCTGCTGCAGCAGCATCTCATCTCTGCCCGATCTGCGCATGCCCATGTGCTCAAGGCCATGGGGCTCACTG AAGACGATGAACATGCCCCTCGGGAGCGGTCATCTAAATCCAAGAATGGTGTGGAGAGCTTAGAAGGTGGAGCCCCTAAGAAACCAGAGAGAGCAGCCCAG CCCACTAGGGAGCTGGAAGCCCGGGCTGGGGCTGGCACCCCTGCACGCGGTGAGCGGAAGAAGAGTGTAGTGGAGAGCCCAGCCCCAGCAGCCAATAACCCACAGGTTAATGCCCTGGTGGCCCGgctgcctctgctccttccccggGCCCCTCGCTCACTTCTTCCGCCAATCAGAGTCTCTCCACCCATCCTGGCCCCCAAGCTTTCTTCAGGCCTGAAAGTGGCTACGTTGCCTCTGCCCAGTAGGGCCGGGGGGCCCCAGGCAGCTATGCCGATCATTAACATGATCTTACCGACTGTTCCTGCTTTGCCCGGACCCGGACCCGGACCCGGGCCTgggcaagccctgcctggggcgcTCGCTCAGCCGCAGGGCCCAGAGAACAGGGAAGCAGGCATAGGTGGTGACCCGGGACCCCATGACAAGGGTGTCAAGAGGACAGCTGAAGTACCTGTGAGTGAGGCCATTAGGCAAGATCCACCTGCTAAAGCCGCAAAGCTGGATAGAGAGGATACAGGAAGCGATGCCAAAAGAAAACGGGGGCGCCCTCGAAAAAAATCAGGTGGAAGTAAGGAAAGGAACTCCCCCCCTGACAAATCAGCTGCCATGGACTCGGCCCAGTCCCCGAGGTTACCACAGGAGACGTGGGCCTCTGGAGGGGAAAGCAACTCAACTGGAGGGTCAGGGAGGCCAGGGCCAGTGGGAGAGGCTGAGAAGGGAATGGTGCTTGCCCAGGGTCAGGAAGAGGGTGCTGTtgccagaggaggaaggggcccCAGTTCCCGGCATGCCAAAGAAGCGGAAGATAAAATTCCTCTGGTCACCTCAAAAGTGAGTGTCATCAAGGGCAGTAGAAGCCAAAAGGAAGCTCTTCATTTGGTGAAGGGCGAGGTAGACACCGAAACACAGGGTAATAATGACTTAAAGGGGCACAGGCTTCAAAATTCCTTATTCCACGAGGGGAAAGACCCCAAAGCAACACCCCCATGA
- the RFX5 gene encoding DNA-binding protein RFX5 isoform X1 — translation MCTCPEFGTPFPQPGFLRPAQEFAALNAPTLQQRGTDCRGKGRSPHAGMAEDEPDAKSPKTGGRAPSGSTEAGEPTTLLQRLRGTISKAVQNKVEGILQDVQKFSDNDKLYLYLQLPSGPSTGDKSSEPSTLSNEEYMYAYRWIRNHLEEHTDTCLPKQSVYDAYRKYCESLACCRPLSTANFGKIIREIFPDIKARRLGGRGQSKYCYSGIRRKTLVSMPPLPGLDLKSSDSPEMGPEVTPAPRDELVEAACALTCDWAERILKRSFSSIVEVARFLLQQHLISARSAHAHVLKAMGLTEDDEHAPRERSSKSKNGVESLEGGAPKKPERAAQPTRELEARAGAGTPARGERKKSVVESPAPAANNPQVNALVARLPLLLPRAPRSLLPPIRVSPPILAPKLSSGLKVATLPLPSRAGGPQAAMPIINMILPTVPALPGPGPGPGPGQALPGALAQPQGPENREAGIGGDPGPHDKGVKRTAEVPVSEAIRQDPPAKAAKLDREDTGSDAKRKRGRPRKKSGGSKERNSPPDKSAAMDSAQSPRLPQETWASGGESNSTGGSGRPGPVGEAEKGMVLAQGQEEGAVARGGRGPSSRHAKEAEDKIPLVTSKVSVIKGSRSQKEALHLVKGEVDTETQGNNDLKGHRLQNSLFHEGKDPKATPP, via the exons CCAAGACTGGGGGAAGGGCCCCCTCAGGTAGTACTGAGGCGGGAGAACCCACCACCCTTCTTCAGAGGCTCCGAGGTACCATTTC CAAGGCTGTGCAGAACAAAGTCGAGGGAATCCTG CAAGATGTACAGAAATTCTCAGACAACGACAAGCTGtatctctaccttcagctccccTCAGGGCCTAGTACTGGAGACAAAAG CTCAGAGCCAAGTACACTCAGCAATGAGGAGTACATGTATGCCTACAGGTGGATCCGCAACCACCTAGAGGAGCATACTGACACCTGTTTGCCAAAGCAAAGTGTTTATGATGCCTATCg GAAGTACTGTGAGAGCCTCGCCTGTTGCCGCCCACTCAGCACAGCCAACTTTGGCAAAATCATCAGAGAGATCTTCCCTGACATCAAGGCCCGAAGGCTTGGTGGCCGGGGCCAGTCCAA ATATTGCTACAGTGGCATACGAAGGAAGACCTTGGTTTCAATGCCACCCTTGCCTGGACTTGACCTGAAGAGCTCTGACAGT CCAGAAATGGGCCCAGAAGTAACCCCAGCACCTCGGGATGAGCTGGTGGAGGCAGCCTGCGCTCTGACCTGTGACTGGGCAGAACGGATCCTGAAACGGTCCTTCAGTTCCATCGTTGAGGTTGCCCGCTTCCTGCTGCAGCAGCATCTCATCTCTGCCCGATCTGCGCATGCCCATGTGCTCAAGGCCATGGGGCTCACTG AAGACGATGAACATGCCCCTCGGGAGCGGTCATCTAAATCCAAGAATGGTGTGGAGAGCTTAGAAGGTGGAGCCCCTAAGAAACCAGAGAGAGCAGCCCAG CCCACTAGGGAGCTGGAAGCCCGGGCTGGGGCTGGCACCCCTGCACGCGGTGAGCGGAAGAAGAGTGTAGTGGAGAGCCCAGCCCCAGCAGCCAATAACCCACAGGTTAATGCCCTGGTGGCCCGgctgcctctgctccttccccggGCCCCTCGCTCACTTCTTCCGCCAATCAGAGTCTCTCCACCCATCCTGGCCCCCAAGCTTTCTTCAGGCCTGAAAGTGGCTACGTTGCCTCTGCCCAGTAGGGCCGGGGGGCCCCAGGCAGCTATGCCGATCATTAACATGATCTTACCGACTGTTCCTGCTTTGCCCGGACCCGGACCCGGACCCGGGCCTgggcaagccctgcctggggcgcTCGCTCAGCCGCAGGGCCCAGAGAACAGGGAAGCAGGCATAGGTGGTGACCCGGGACCCCATGACAAGGGTGTCAAGAGGACAGCTGAAGTACCTGTGAGTGAGGCCATTAGGCAAGATCCACCTGCTAAAGCCGCAAAGCTGGATAGAGAGGATACAGGAAGCGATGCCAAAAGAAAACGGGGGCGCCCTCGAAAAAAATCAGGTGGAAGTAAGGAAAGGAACTCCCCCCCTGACAAATCAGCTGCCATGGACTCGGCCCAGTCCCCGAGGTTACCACAGGAGACGTGGGCCTCTGGAGGGGAAAGCAACTCAACTGGAGGGTCAGGGAGGCCAGGGCCAGTGGGAGAGGCTGAGAAGGGAATGGTGCTTGCCCAGGGTCAGGAAGAGGGTGCTGTtgccagaggaggaaggggcccCAGTTCCCGGCATGCCAAAGAAGCGGAAGATAAAATTCCTCTGGTCACCTCAAAAGTGAGTGTCATCAAGGGCAGTAGAAGCCAAAAGGAAGCTCTTCATTTGGTGAAGGGCGAGGTAGACACCGAAACACAGGGTAATAATGACTTAAAGGGGCACAGGCTTCAAAATTCCTTATTCCACGAGGGGAAAGACCCCAAAGCAACACCCCCATGA
- the RFX5 gene encoding DNA-binding protein RFX5 isoform X3: MAEDEPDAKSPKTGGRAPSGSTEAGEPTTLLQRLRGTISKAVQNKVEGILQDVQKFSDNDKLYLYLQLPSGPSTGDKSSEPSTLSNEEYMYAYRWIRNHLEEHTDTCLPKQSVYDAYRKYCESLACCRPLSTANFGKIIREIFPDIKARRLGGRGQSKYCYSGIRRKTLVSMPPLPGLDLKSSDSPEMGPEVTPAPRDELVEAACALTCDWAERILKRSFSSIVEVARFLLQQHLISARSAHAHVLKAMGLTEDDEHAPRERSSKSKNGVESLEGGAPKKPERAAQPTRELEARAGAGTPARGERKKSVVESPAPAANNPQVNALVARLPLLLPRAPRSLLPPIRVSPPILAPKLSSGLKVATLPLPSRAGGPQAAMPIINMILPTVPALPGPGPGPGPGQALPGALAQPQGPENREAGIGGDPGPHDKGVKRTAEVPVSEAIRQDPPAKAAKLDREDTGSDAKRKRGRPRKKSGGSKERNSPPDKSAAMDSAQSPRLPQETWASGGESNSTGGSGRPGPVGEAEKGMVLAQGQEEGAVARGGRGPSSRHAKEAEDKIPLVTSKVSVIKGSRSQKEALHLVKGEVDTETQGNNDLKGHRLQNSLFHEGKDPKATPP, from the exons CCAAGACTGGGGGAAGGGCCCCCTCAGGTAGTACTGAGGCGGGAGAACCCACCACCCTTCTTCAGAGGCTCCGAGGTACCATTTC CAAGGCTGTGCAGAACAAAGTCGAGGGAATCCTG CAAGATGTACAGAAATTCTCAGACAACGACAAGCTGtatctctaccttcagctccccTCAGGGCCTAGTACTGGAGACAAAAG CTCAGAGCCAAGTACACTCAGCAATGAGGAGTACATGTATGCCTACAGGTGGATCCGCAACCACCTAGAGGAGCATACTGACACCTGTTTGCCAAAGCAAAGTGTTTATGATGCCTATCg GAAGTACTGTGAGAGCCTCGCCTGTTGCCGCCCACTCAGCACAGCCAACTTTGGCAAAATCATCAGAGAGATCTTCCCTGACATCAAGGCCCGAAGGCTTGGTGGCCGGGGCCAGTCCAA ATATTGCTACAGTGGCATACGAAGGAAGACCTTGGTTTCAATGCCACCCTTGCCTGGACTTGACCTGAAGAGCTCTGACAGT CCAGAAATGGGCCCAGAAGTAACCCCAGCACCTCGGGATGAGCTGGTGGAGGCAGCCTGCGCTCTGACCTGTGACTGGGCAGAACGGATCCTGAAACGGTCCTTCAGTTCCATCGTTGAGGTTGCCCGCTTCCTGCTGCAGCAGCATCTCATCTCTGCCCGATCTGCGCATGCCCATGTGCTCAAGGCCATGGGGCTCACTG AAGACGATGAACATGCCCCTCGGGAGCGGTCATCTAAATCCAAGAATGGTGTGGAGAGCTTAGAAGGTGGAGCCCCTAAGAAACCAGAGAGAGCAGCCCAG CCCACTAGGGAGCTGGAAGCCCGGGCTGGGGCTGGCACCCCTGCACGCGGTGAGCGGAAGAAGAGTGTAGTGGAGAGCCCAGCCCCAGCAGCCAATAACCCACAGGTTAATGCCCTGGTGGCCCGgctgcctctgctccttccccggGCCCCTCGCTCACTTCTTCCGCCAATCAGAGTCTCTCCACCCATCCTGGCCCCCAAGCTTTCTTCAGGCCTGAAAGTGGCTACGTTGCCTCTGCCCAGTAGGGCCGGGGGGCCCCAGGCAGCTATGCCGATCATTAACATGATCTTACCGACTGTTCCTGCTTTGCCCGGACCCGGACCCGGACCCGGGCCTgggcaagccctgcctggggcgcTCGCTCAGCCGCAGGGCCCAGAGAACAGGGAAGCAGGCATAGGTGGTGACCCGGGACCCCATGACAAGGGTGTCAAGAGGACAGCTGAAGTACCTGTGAGTGAGGCCATTAGGCAAGATCCACCTGCTAAAGCCGCAAAGCTGGATAGAGAGGATACAGGAAGCGATGCCAAAAGAAAACGGGGGCGCCCTCGAAAAAAATCAGGTGGAAGTAAGGAAAGGAACTCCCCCCCTGACAAATCAGCTGCCATGGACTCGGCCCAGTCCCCGAGGTTACCACAGGAGACGTGGGCCTCTGGAGGGGAAAGCAACTCAACTGGAGGGTCAGGGAGGCCAGGGCCAGTGGGAGAGGCTGAGAAGGGAATGGTGCTTGCCCAGGGTCAGGAAGAGGGTGCTGTtgccagaggaggaaggggcccCAGTTCCCGGCATGCCAAAGAAGCGGAAGATAAAATTCCTCTGGTCACCTCAAAAGTGAGTGTCATCAAGGGCAGTAGAAGCCAAAAGGAAGCTCTTCATTTGGTGAAGGGCGAGGTAGACACCGAAACACAGGGTAATAATGACTTAAAGGGGCACAGGCTTCAAAATTCCTTATTCCACGAGGGGAAAGACCCCAAAGCAACACCCCCATGA